The DNA segment CGCGGCAGCACGATCACCGCGCGCGAGCTGCTCGACCGCGGCGCCGGAGAGCTGCGTTCGCGGCTCGACGGCCAGCCGCTGCCGCGCGCCCGCCTGTTCGACACCATCGGGCGTGTCTACCAGCAGCTCGAGCTGCACGAGCCGGCGGAGGCGTCGATCACCGAGGCCCTGGTCCTGCGCGAGCAGAGCCTGGGTCCGGTGCACCCCGAGGTCGGCACCAGCCTCGTCCATCTGGGCGACCTGCAGTGGGTGCGCGGCGACTATCCCGCGGCCGAAGCGACGCTCCGGCGCGCGCTCGCGATTCGCGAGCAGGCGTTCGGAGACGACGACCCGGCGGTCGCGGACGTGCTCGACAACCTCGGCTCGGTGCTGGAGATCCAGGCCCGCTACCCGGAAGCCGAGGCGATGCATCGCCGGGCGCTCGCGATCCGCGCGCGTGAGCTCGGGCCGGACGCGCTGCCGGTCGCCTCGAGCCTCGACGACCTCGCCGTCTCGCATCTCGATCGCGGCGACGGCGCGACGGCGGAGCCGCTCTTCCGCCGGGCGCTCGCCATCCGCGAGTCCCACCTCGGGCCCGACGACCCCCAGGTCGCGACGACCGCCAACGGCCTGGCGATCGCGCTCTTCCAGTTGCGGCAGTTCGAGGACAGCGCTGCGATGCATGGCCGTGCGCTCGCCATCCGCGAGAAGGTGCTCGGCCCCGAGAGCTCGGCGGTCGCCCAGTCGCTCAACAATCTCTCCAGCGTCCAGATCGAGCTCGGCCGGTTCGCCGAAGCCGAGGCCGCGCTCCTGCGGGCGGCGGCGATCTGGCAGAAGAACCTTGGCCCGGACCATCCGCGCATCGGGATCGTGCAGCTCGGCCTCGCCGATCTCTACCTGCGGCGGAGCGAGGCGACCCGCGCGGAGCCACTCCTGCGGAGCACCGTCACCCTGTTCGAGCGCACCCTGGATGCAGGGCACCCGCGACTCGCCGTGGCGCTCCATGCGCTCGCCCGCTGCCTGTTCGCTCTCGGCCGGGCCGAGGAGGGCCGCCCGGTCTGCGCCCGCGCCCTCGCCCTCCGCGAAAAGGCGCTCGGCCCCGACGACCCGATGACCGTCGAGACTCGAAACCTCTGCGCCGCAGAGACGCGGTAACCGTCGCCGGTCTACCCGATGCGCGACGTCGAACGCTGCTCTTCGCTGGCCGCCGATTCCCAGGCTTCCCCTTCGCGCAGGTGAACGACAGCTGCCGTACTTCCGCAGTCGCGCAGGCGGCGTTCGAAGGAGTCGACGGTCTGCGCGGTGCGCAGCAGGGGTGAGCGCGGGGCGATGCCGAGGTGGATGGGAATGATCGTCGCCGCACCGAGGTCGGCTGCGGCCGCGACCGCGCCGTGTTCGCCCATGGTCATCGGCAGGCGGAAGGTCGCCACTGGCATGAGCGCGACGTCGATGCGGAACTTCCGCCCGATCTCGGACATGAAAGGGCGATGGTAGGTGTCGCCCGCGAAGTAGGCGCAGACTCCTTCGAGCTGAACGACGAAGCCGATGGTGCGGGCGAGGTGGAGCGCCGGGACTGCGGTCACGACGGCGGCTCCGACCTCATGGCTTTGCCAGGGGCGCATCGGCTGGTAGTTGCGCGCCCCATTGAGCCACCGCGTCGCGAGGGAGCCGGGAGGTCCGAGAACCGGGATCGCGCCATCGAGGCTGCGCAGGAAGCTGCGGTCGGTGTGATCCCAGTGCCGGTGGGAGAGGAGCACAGCATCGATCTCGCGCATCTCGTCGCGGCGGAACGCCGGCGGATGCAGCCTCGCATAGGCGAGGTTGCCGGAGGTGCCGAACCAGGGGTCGGTGAGCAATCGAGAGCGCGCCCCTTCGACCACCACCGTACTGTGGCCGACCATCGTCACTCGCACGGTCCGGTCTCCAGACCGCGCAGGAGCCGCCCCTTGGCGCGCGCCGCCAGGAGGACGAAGGCGAGCGCCGCTCCCAGAGCGACGCCGCTCGAGAGATCGAGGACGTCGCTCCAGGCGCCGTCCGTCCAACGCCGGAGCAGGAAGTTCAGGAAGAAGAACAGGAGCAGCCAGAGAAGTCCGAGGCGGGTCAGCCCGCGGGGATCGAGTTGGGCGAAGGGCATCTTCATCGGTGTTCTCCAGCGGGCATCAATCGGTCAGGAAGTACCAGGTCATCAGCACGAGCTTGATGACCGCGAAGGTGGCGACGACGGCCAGCAGGTCCCAGCTCCAGAGATCATCGACGTAGAAACGGTAGGCGAACAGGCCGAGCGCGACGAAAGCGCCGAACACGCCTGCAGCGCTGGTCGAGCGGCGCCGGTGGGTCAGGAAGCGTTCGTCGATCTGCCAACCCAGCAGCGGGATCCTCATCGTTCGGTCTCCAGGGTGAAGATGTCGTCGGTAGCGCAGCCGAAGAGGCGCGCGAACTGCAGGGCGAGTGGCAGGCTGGGTACGTAGCGGTTGCACTCGATCGAGTTGATGCTCTGACGCGAGACGCCGACCGCATCGGCGAGCTGCTGCTGGGTCCAGCCACGCGCCAGCCGCAGCTCTCGGACCCGGTTGTGAATGGTGGGAATCATGTCAAGTCAGCTTTCCATGGCGATTATCGGCTGCGGTTTCGCCCGTGTCAAGTCGGCTTTCCATGGGCCGTGGTTGGCGCTCGGCCCCACGGACCTGCCGACCATCGCGAGGCGTCCGACCGGGGGCGTCACGGCGGAGAAGCCGCGACCGCTGCCGCGCGGTCAGAGACCGTAGCGGCGCGCGAGCAGGATCGACAGCGTGACGAGCATGATCAGGACGAGCGGCGTGCCCACGCGGAGGAAATCCCGGAAGGTATAGCGGGCGGCGTTCATGACCAGAAGGTTGGTCTGGTAGGCCATGGGGGTCGCGTAGCTCAGATTCGCGCCGAAGAGGATCGCGAGGACGAACGGCTCCAGTGGGCTGCCCAGCTGCTGCGCCGTCGCAATGGCTATCGGCGTTCCGACGGCAGCAGCGGCGCTGTTGGAGACGAAGTTGGTGAGCAGCGCCGCGAACGCCATGAAGACCGCGATCTGACCTGCGGGCGGAACGAGCTCGACGACCATCGTGAGACCCCGTGCGACCCATGCGGCGGCTCCGGTCTCGACCAGGGCACTGCCGAGCGCGATGCTCGAGGCGACGAGCAGCACGACGGAGGGGCTGATCGCCCGGCCGAGCCCCTCGAACTTCAGGCAGCGGGTGAGAAGCATCGCCACCACGCCGAGCAGGGCCGCGATGTGAATCGGCAGCCAGCCGGTTGCCGCTGCGAGGATGACGGCGGCCATGATGGCGAGCGCCCACAG comes from the Thermoanaerobaculia bacterium genome and includes:
- a CDS encoding MBL fold metallo-hydrolase; this encodes MRVTMVGHSTVVVEGARSRLLTDPWFGTSGNLAYARLHPPAFRRDEMREIDAVLLSHRHWDHTDRSFLRSLDGAIPVLGPPGSLATRWLNGARNYQPMRPWQSHEVGAAVVTAVPALHLARTIGFVVQLEGVCAYFAGDTYHRPFMSEIGRKFRIDVALMPVATFRLPMTMGEHGAVAAAADLGAATIIPIHLGIAPRSPLLRTAQTVDSFERRLRDCGSTAAVVHLREGEAWESAASEEQRSTSRIG
- a CDS encoding helix-turn-helix transcriptional regulator; this encodes MHNRVRELRLARGWTQQQLADAVGVSRQSINSIECNRYVPSLPLALQFARLFGCATDDIFTLETER